The sequence below is a genomic window from Uranotaenia lowii strain MFRU-FL chromosome 2, ASM2978415v1, whole genome shotgun sequence.
aatgtttaggAGAAATGGAAAAAGCGCTCAGGATTTAGGAGCGCTGGACTTATTTCGATATCTGTTTTGCTCAGGTTTCAATTGTAATTTCGAAAAACAGATAATTTAAATTGCTCCTTCAATCATAAATCTCGACACCCGATTTTCgcttaaaattttgtatcacaGTTTGAAATAATCTCCATTTACCGATAGGTCATAACATTCATTTAATCCAGGAATCTTATTTTATCTTTTGTaatcaactttttgaaaatatttatttataaccGAGGAAGTACGAGTTGTTGTTACTAGCTTGTTGATTAGTAGCTTATTATAcattcttcaaaattaaaatcgattATCCCACGTGCTCTTGATTAATATTATGTTGCACTTTGCTCTCTATCTCCCTTCGCAGGTATTCAGCTCCATCATCACCTATCTGGTGATACTGATACAATTCAAGCAGCTGGAGACCGATTTAACGCAGGGCGGCGCCAATAACAACGGAAATGCGAACGTCACCAGCAGCGGCAACAATGGTTCATAATTGCGAAATCGAGCAAAAGATTTATGGcgcgaaaaaaaacaaccgcCAAAAATAAAGCAAAGTCAACAGGCAAAACCGGCAAAACACATCACGTGCTCTACACATGTGCGTAATCAGTGTTCCCAGTTGAGGGAGAGTATATGTAGAGCATTGTATGTAGGAACTTAGTAAATATCTCTATCAACATACTAGATGGGAGATAAAATCGCGTGATACTGAGTCTAATTTGAAGAAAGCAACAACAATTACATATATGACGGAGAAACGTTTTTGAATGACACATGACAAAAGTTTTGTTATTTCATGATAGGAAAAGAACACCAAAAGCTTTAAgtatcaaaaatcaataacaaataaatgaaaagtaatATTGAGGAACtgttataatatttatttttgtttcataagtaacttgcatttaaaaaaatttaaagtaatacCTAGACATTTGTAGATTTATAAAAGTAAACAACTCAACAAATCCCTGCAATAAAGTGTTTCTTTTTCAAGTAAGAAGAGGTGTGATGGACCCAAACATTTGAGAACCTAAAACATTGTGCTCACAAAGTAATAAAAACAAAGCTATTTTGGGAAAACCGAAAAAACGTGCCGGTGTCTCATGTGAAAACGAATAAATTAATAGCAATCATTGAAAGCTTACAAGGGATGCCGGTACCAGACGTTGATAAGAAAAACGCGATAAGAGTAGTGCCTTTTTACACcaattatcattttaaaaaaaaacaacaaaaagatgaaatattTCCAAGAATACAAGTACTTTCATTTTCAAAGGATTCATAAAATTCGAAAGAGTAAGAAAGGCAcaaaatttcttaagttcattaaaaaaaactttatttcaaaactttagaAAAAGCGCGACCGCTCCGATCCATCCCGGTTCAAAGAAATCagtaaatgaaaacaaaccgCTCTGTTAGGCTGATTTTGAGTCgtaaatcaaacaattttcaccCTCATACAAAACTGTAACTGTAAGTTCAGCACCTCCAGAGCCTTATCAGCACCCAAGAGACAAGTCTAAATAAACACAAACCGGACAAATAGTGTCTTGACACCATCGTCGAGTCCAGACTAGAGCTCCTAGAGCTCAGATGCTGCTGGAAGATTACGTTAGGATTATATTAGTTTAGTTGCAGGAACTTACCGTATCTACAATGTTAGATGCACCGAGCGCTTTGTTCACGTAGTATCGACGCCATTTTTTGTACTCTGCCTTGATAACGTTACATTTGCGTTTCCAATATTTTCCTTCGAGTAAGATTGCCTGTTCATAAGATCCAAGACAGTTATATTaagtattgttttattttaattttaaaataaaattaattgtatAGATAGGATTAAGGTGTACCCTCTGAATAATCagaaaaaactcacctgagGTGTATTGTGTATATCTACGTCTAATGGAGATGCGAATTGGCAGACTAGAATTCTCCTTTTCATGATAACTGAAAAATAGAGGGAAAAATGTGAACttgattaaaattaattatttaaagttatcaataaatttgggatttcccaaaaaattgtttgttgtaattgtatttttgtttgGAAAGAAGGCCTTTGATTATGTTCtgtgagcgaaacaagaatagtaccactatgtgttatGCATGTTAAAGTGATGATTGACAATCGTTAAAATTTGCTTttgcaatttgttttaaattgtttaacggacaacagaagttttttttttggatgattcAAATGGCGTTGAGgacaaataatgtgaaaaaagggtgagAAATACCTAtatgtgcttttttttttttcaaaattaggaTAATTGCGCCCTCGTGCCGGTGGATAATAAAGggcaccgaaaatgtcatgccaatttcaCTAGttaacatcattttttaacttagtaaactgaaggtcatttttaatataaaatcgggcgctgaatccgaaaattaaatttaaaaaaaatctcagtagaaccgtttttgagttatgctccaaatatgaaatttttgaaaataaaaaaaaaaagttcttgtacttagattaaaatatctcggacggcataacagtaatttgaaatccctcttttgcatattgaaggtgaataaattttctatcgatcatttgaacactgttttttcttttgatcaacagtattgttgatattagtgacgttatgatagaaaatatttgtctcaacttaggctttaagaaaattgaccatcaaaaacaatcggcttgtgatgaaaaaagttattgatgaaaaaccagtatttttcgttcctcccgggcaaaataccttaaaattttattcacgtttgagactcaagcaaccctttcttatggtcagatcttcctgaaatttggaatgtgaccttttggtaagctaataaataattttgacttggagcgagtgagatttatcatgtttcattcttcctatactatgataagtgtactgcggttcgttaaattattaaaaactacaaaaaaaactgttatggtAAGgaagccataacttcttcaattttcaaccgattttgataaataaccacttgaaatctttatttgaaattgacattcaagcgcagaagaaaatcagattttttaaaagttaccatcgagtctaaaactttcgctgaaacaaaattttctctaaaaaaaatgcgttttttattatattttctatcataaagtcactaatatcaacaatactgttgatcataagcaaaacagttttcagatgatcgatagaaaatttattcaccttcaatatgcaaaagaggaatttcaaattactgttatgccgtccgagatattttaatctaagtgtaagaactttttttatcttccaaaattttatatttggagcataactaaaaaacggttctactgagactttttga
It includes:
- the LOC129743455 gene encoding gustatory receptor 68a-like, producing MKNTKMAKQINKFLLKNLHQKKKFSAYGFFDIDNSVIYTVFSSIITYLVILIQFKQLETDLTQGGANNNGNANVTSSGNNGS